AATATTTTCTTTTTGTTCATGTATGCAGGGGCACCAATCATGCGTTTAGTGCCTTAATACGCTAGTCGCTGTAAACTGCCTTTCGGTCGACGAAATGGCATGGACGGTCCAGATGAGGCTTTCCCCACCGTAATTTTCGGTTTCTTTACGACAGAACAGTGGAAGATCATAATTTTTGCAAACCTAAACGCGGCCTTTGGCAGTAAAGCTACTACCGAATTCTTAGCCTTCTCCTAGCGGGGTGCATCGCCCCTGCACCGCTCAATTGCAACTGCTGGAGTGCTTTTAGGGCTTCTTATTCCACAAAACCTAGGCAAATGCTTAGTGTTTCTTACTCTCACCCCCTATGCAACGATACTCCATTCTTTGGGCTGACGACGAAATTGATTTGCTCAAGCCCCATATTTTATTTCTGAAAGAAAAAGGCTACGACGTGACCGGCGTAAATTCTGGTGCTGATGCCATTGAGCAAGTTCAGGAACAAACGTACGACCTGGTTTTTCTAGACGAAAACATGCCCGGTTTGACTGGACTGGAAACGTTGACCGAAATCAAGGCAGCGCGCCCCACCACGCCCGTGATAATGATTACCAAGAGCGAGGAAGAGCATATTATGGAAGAGGCCATCGGCTCTAAGATTGCCGATTACCTCATCAAGCCCGTAAACCCGAACCAGATTCTGCTGTCGGTGAAGAAGGTGCTGGATAACAAGCGTCTCGTTAGTGAAAAAACCAACAGCGGCTACCAGCGTGACTTCCGCCAGCTAGGTATGCAACTTGGCGACCGGCTTTCGCCCTCGGAGTGGGCCGATGTTTATAAGAAGCTGGTGTTCTGGGAGCTAGAAATTGACGAGACGGAAGGCAAAAGTATGGCCGACGTCTTCAACATGCAGAAGGACGAGGCCAACACGTACTTCGGTCGCTTCATCACTGAGAACTACGAAGATTGGGTCAATGGCGACGACGATGATGCGCCGCTGATGTCGCACCAGCTTTTCAAGGAGCGGGTGTTCCCTATGCTGAAGGCCACCGGCGACACGCCCGTGTACTTCGTGCTTATCGACAACCTGCGCTACGATCAGTGGAAAATTCTGGAGCCTATCATTGCCGAACTGTTCACCGTGGATCAGGAGGAAATGTATTACTCCATTCTGCCGACTACCACTGCCTACGCCCGCAATGCCATCTTCTCGGGCATGATGCCCGGCGATATTCAGAAGAAGTATCCTAACCTGTGGGTGAATGATGACGATGATGAGGGTAAAAACCTGCATGAGCAGGACTTCATGGAAATCATGTTCCAGAAGGCCAATCAGAAATATAAGTACAGCTATAACAAGGTAACCAACTTACAGGCGGGCAAAGACTTGCTTGGGAAGATGGCCAACCTGCACAACAACCATAAGCTGAACGTCATCGTCTACAACTTCGTGGACATGCTCTCGCACGCCCGCACCGACATGGCCATGATTCGGGAGCTAGCCGCCGACGAATCAGCGTACCGCTCGCTTACCCGGTCGTGGTTCCTGCATTCGCCGCTGTATGAAATGCTCCAGCAGATTGCCGAGAAGAAGGGTAAACTCATCATCACCACCGACCACGGTACCATTCGGGTGAAACGTCCCTACAAAATTGTGGGCGACCGGAATACCAATACCAACTTGCGTTATAAGCACGGCAAAAACCTAGGTTTCGATGACTCGCGCGACGTGTACACCGTGCGCAAGCCGGAGCGTATCTTCCTGCCCCGCGAAAACGTGAGCACCGCCTACGTCTTCACCATCGGCGACTACTTCTTCGCCTATCCCAACAACTACAACTACTACGTGAACTACTACAAGGACACGTTCCAGCACGGAGGCATCTCGTTAGAAGAGTGTATTATCCCATTCATCACTCTGACGCCAAAAGGTGCTTAGGGCTGCTGCCAAGTACATACACCCCACGAAAAAGGCCAGTCATACGACTGGCCTTTTTCGTGAACTGACGGAATTGCTTCATCTACATCAAAGGCAGATGGAGTAGCATTCTGAGAGACGGGCAAGCATTTTGCAAACAAAGAACTGATCTATTTTTTATAGGCTAAATTGTATATGTCGAAGATGTTTGCTGTGTTATTTAAATGCTTGATCGAGTTTTTTGTCCATTCTATAGAAAAGTATCTAGATTATCATATGGTTTAAGCTAGATTTGCATATTACCAATTCGTATCGCACGAGTTTGATGAGGTTGATTATAAGGTTGAATTGGTATTGTTGTTCTGTTTTGTAGTTAAAGTAAGTTTCACTTCCTACCATGTCCTTCGAAAATACTGCGCCTTCTAAGACTCTAACTTGCGCTATCCTCGACGATAATGAAATCAATCGGCTAACGCTGGAGCATTATATTGAAATGAACAGCTCTTTGCAGCTGGTAGCTTCGCTGGCTGGTAGCATAGAAGGACTGGAGTTCTTCAGCGTGGGACGTCAGGTTGATGTTTTGTTTCTGGATGTAGAGATGCCCGATCTGAATGGGCTAGATATGCTCCGCTTACTGCCAGAGCCACCACAAGTAGTGTTGACCACTGCCCATGAGAACTTCGGCAGTGATGCTTTTGAACTACGCGTTGCCGATTACCTAGTGAAGCCGTTTGATTACAACTGTTTTTGCCGCGCCGTAGAGCGTGTATCTGAGCGTCTTAGTTCCGGTGACAATATTATCCACTTAGCTGCAAGTCCGCATCACTAAGACTTGCAATAGAACTAAGCAAAGAAGTGAGTTAGATTAAAACAAGTATAAGGTAAAACTGAATAAATAGTACTTTACTTGTTTTAAAGTATCGATTCAGATAAGGTAAGTTGCTGTAATATACAAAATCGGCGCACAAGGTGATTCTAGAATCACTTTGTGCGCCGATTTGAATTATTTAGTGGTAAAAGCTTCGTTGGCAATAGCCACTGTACGCCACTGCTGTAGCTCTTGTAGTAGTTGAGGTAGTAAGCTAACAACGCACGTGGCAGCGTCTGTGCGGGCCTCCACAGTAGCTGTAGCATCTTGCAGCGTCAGTGCAGGTTCGGTAAGCTTGTGTACTTGCAGCATTTTCAAAGAGGGTTTGAGGCGATGCGCAATTTGCCCGACCAGTTTCCAATCATTGGTGGCAACGGCTTGCTGAAAGTTCGTGAGCTCAGTTGGTGTATGCGTGAGGAAAGAGTCCAGAATTCGCAGAACAAAGCTTGATTTGCCGTGCGCCATCCGGTGCACATCAGCTAGGTTGAACAAGGGCGTAGGTTGCTGAGCCGCCGCCTCATGAGCTATCGTAATTTTGCGCAGCAACTCCAGCTCATCAAACGGTTTCGCAATACAGTCATTAATACCCGCGGCCAGATACCGCTCATTATCGGAGCGGAAGGCATTTGCAGTCAAGGCAATAATGGGTGTGTGCGCCCGTACTGTATCCGGGTGACAGCGCATTTTGGCCGTCACTTCTAGTCCGCTCATGCCGGGCATCTGAATGTCCATCAGAATAACATCGTAGACAGCTTGCTGGAAGAGAAGTAACGCAGCGTTGCCATCGGCAGCACTATCGACATGTACCCCAAAGTTTTCTAGCACTAGTTGAGCTAGCTGCCGGTTCACTTCGTGGTCTTCGACAAGCAATACTCGTAAGCCTGCCACTGCCTGGCCCGCCTCGGCCGTTAGGAAGTCTTCCCGATCTTGGTCCATGGCAGTATTAGCTGTTAGCAGGGCTTTCGTGAACGTAAGGGTAAAGCTGAAGGTGCTGCCTTGATTGGGTGCGCTATAGATAAACAGCCGGCCTCCAAGGCGTTCGACCAAGCTACTGCTGATGGTAAGGCCAAGGCCTGTACCCCCAAAGCGGCGGGTCGTATCGGTGTAGGCCTGCGAGAAGCTTTCAAAGATCTTTTCTTGCTTTTCCGCCGGAATGCCGATGCCAGTATCGCTGACCAGGAAAGTAATTGTAAGAGTCGTGTCTGTTTCGGCCCGAAGCTGGGTTGTGAGCCGGACGCTACCACGCTCCGTGAATTTGATAGCATTACCAAACAGATTGAGGAACACTTGCTTAAGGCGGTGCGGGTCGCTGACTACCATGGGGTGAGGCAGCGTCACAGGGTCCACGGTAAACTGAATGCCTTTTTCCATGGCTCGGAAGCCCAGGGTTTGGGCGGCCGTTTTGATGATGGTACCCAGGTCGAATGGCGTATTCTCTAGCTCTAGCTTGCCCGAGGTGATCTTGGCTACGTCTAGCACATCGTTAAGAACACTGAGCAGGTGGGCACCCGAATTGCGAATAATGCCTAGGTACTCGCGCTGTTGTGAGTTTAGCTCCGTGCGGGCAAGTAGGCCCGCCATACCTAGCACACCATTCATAGGCGTCCGAATCTCGTGGCTCATGTTCGCCAAGAAGTTCTCACGGGCCGTGACGGCGGCTTCGGCGGCTAGCTTAGCTCGCTCAAGTTCTTGCTCGGCTAGTACCCGGTTGGTAATATCTTGGCTGTAGGATATTACGTAAGCAGGTTGGCCCGGCTCATCGACTAGGCAATTGTGGTAGAGCAGGTAATGGGTATCGCCATTGGCAGTGAGCTGAAGCGGAAACAAGCCTGAAGTGTCGCCCTGCTCGGTAATCCTTGCCAAATACTGCTCGAACGTGTGCGGCGTGAGACCCGAAGGAGCCAGGATAAAGTTGCGACCCACAATTTGGTCAATTGGCATACCAATCAGCGTTGCCAGCGCTGGGTTAGCCGATAGAATAGTACCCTGCAAATCGTGCGTGCAAATGAGCACTTGCGTGTTGCGCATGAGCTCATGGTATTGCTTAGCGTTCTGCTCGAGGTTCCGGCGGATGCGCTTAACCTCTGTAATATCAGTGCCTACCGTGAGGACTTCTCTTGTGCCATTGGGGCGTATCAAAGGGCGCTTTACGATCTGAAATTGCAATGATTCGCCCGCTGCTAGCGTCATAGGGAGTTCATGCCGTAATTCCTGCTGGGTTTCGAGTACCTGATGGCTCCACGTTGTCAACTGCCGTAGCTCAGCTGCTTCGGGCGTGTCATTGGCAAGAGTAGCTTGTAAGTGGTTGGAGTTAAATGTGATACTATCGAAAGCTGCATTCGCAAAAACCACTTCCCCCTCTTGATTTGTCACATACAGGAAGTTAGGAATAGTGTCAACTACCTGGCGAATAAACTCTTGTTGCTCTTGGATAGCGGCTTCTGCCTGCCGCTGGCGCTCTTCTGCCAAGTAGCGCTCCGTAAGTTCCATGCCTGAGCCAATGACGATGTTCAAGGAGCCATCGGCGTGGAACACGGGGTAAATTGTGCGTCGCCAATGCCGTAGTCCGGTAGAGCTCTTGATCGTTTCCTCCCACGATACTTCCCGTCGCTCGCGCACGGCCTGCTCGCGTTGAGCATTGCGCAACTCGGCCATTCTAACCGGAAATTGCCGGTAGCTACAATACTCCTGGTCCGTTTTGCCAATAATCCATGCCCGAATTTGTGGGTCTTGAATACTGCTGGGATTGACATACAGGTAGCGGCCTTCGGAGTCGAACACGGCAGTGGCGCTCGGCGATTGGTTGAGGATGGTCTCGTAGAACGTCCGCTGTTCATCTAGCTGTTGCTCGGCGCGATAACGATCCGTGATATCTAGCCCGTAGGCGAGTACCATACGAAGGGTGCCCTCCGGCGTAAAGACGGGGTGATTGATCCGCAGCATACGCCGTGGACCAGTGGGCGAGTTGTGCGTCTCCTCAAAGCTAATTTGTCGCTGTTCGGCTACAATTTGTTCAAACATGGCTTGGCGCTTTTCTGCTAGCTCCACGGGGCGCTGGCGGTAGGCGCAATAGTCAAAATTTGTTTTGCCAATGATCCATTTCCGTAGCTCTTCGTCTTTGATGCCAACCGGATTAACGAACAGATACCGATTGTTAGCGTCAAAAACAGCTATATCAGCGGGCAGTTGATTTAAGATAGTTTCGTAGAACTCGCGTTGCTCGGTTAGCTTCTGTTCGGCCAAGTAGCGCTCCGTAATATTTGCTCCATACACAATCACCATCTTTAGCGAACCGTCGGGCGCAAACACGGGGTGCAGAATACGAAGTAAGTGCTGCGGACCACTCGAGGTGAAGAAGGTTTCCTCATAACTCACTTGCTGCCGTTCGGCCACCACTTGATTGAATACCGCTTCTCGTTTGTCGGCTAGCTCTATCGGATGCTGTCGACGGAGCATGTAGTCACGGCTAGTTTTGCCGATAATCCACTGCCGAATCTCCGCATCTTTGATGGCAACCGGGTTGACATAGAGGAAACGTTGCTGCGGATCAAGCGCTGCGATGTCGGATGGCAGGTTGTTGAGAATACCCTCGTAAAACTCGCGTTGCTTGGTGAGTTGCTGCTCGGCGTGAAAGCGCTCTGTGATGTCTAGGCCATAAGCTAGGACCATACTCACCGAACCATCAGTTGCGAGTACGGGGTGCAGACGCCGCAACAGGCGGCGTGGGCCTTTGGCGGACTCAATAGTCTCTTCGTAAGCTAGCTGCTGCCGTTCCGTCAATACTTGCTTGAAGATATTATCACGCTGCTCCGCTAGTTCTATAGGCCGCTGACTGTAGTGAAAGTACTCGAAATTGCTCTTGCCGATAATCCAGTGGCGGACGTCCGGATCTTTAATAGCCACTGGGTTCACGAACAGATACCGATGTTCAGGGTCGAGTACCGCTATATCGACGGGTAGCTGGTTCAGGATATTCTCGTAGAATTGGCGCTGCTGACCTAGCTTTTGTTCGCCCTGGTACCGTTCCGTGATGTTTACGCCGTAGATGATAACCATGCGCACCGCACCATCGGATGCTAACACGGGATGCAGGTAACGCAGCAAGCGCCGTGGCCCATCCGCGGCCATGAGCGTTTCTTCAAACTCAACTTGCTGCCGCTCGCTTATCATCTGAGCAAATTTGGCTTCTCGCCGCTCGATGAGTTCTTGAGAAAGATGGCGGTGATTCGCGTATTCAAGATTGGTTTTGCCAATAACCCATGCACGTAAAGCCGCATTGCTAATAGCCGCCGGATTGACATAGAGGAAGCGATGCTGTGCATCCACAACAGCCACATCCATAGGCAGCTGGTTCAAAATTGACTCGTAGAACTCATGTTGCTGCGCTAGCTTTTCTTCTGTCGCATATTTTTCGGTGATATCCATACCAGCACCCACTACCATCCGGACAGAACCATCAGGATTGAAGATGGGCTGATAAACCCGATCTAAGCGCTGCAAACCGGTGGGCTGTTGCACAGTTTCGTGCCAGGTTACCGCCTGCCGCTCTCGGATGGCTTGCTCGAACATCGCGGTGCGCTGCAAGGCTACTTCTATGGGGCGCTTCCGTTGGAGGCACGTTTCCATATTAGTTTTGCCGATCATCCACTCGCGCGTTTCGTCATCGGCCACCACCCACTTATTAATTAGCAGGTAGCGCTCCTGACTATCAAAGACGGCCACTCCAATAGGAAGTTGCTCCAGAATAGTGGTGTAAAAATCCTGTTGCTCCACCAGCGCTGTTTCGGCTCGGCGTTGCGCTGTGTTCTCCGTGAGGTATAGGTTTACGCACGAGCAGGCAACAGCAGGCATTGCAAGCACTGCATAGTGCCGGTCTGCCAAACGGAACTCTTGCTGCTGCGTGCCCGATTGCCGAGCCGTTTCTGCCCAGGTGCGGAGCTGTTGGTGGAAACCCTCAGTTTCCGGAGCTGCTGTTTCACGAGCTAGGGCTGATGCTGCCGGATTGATGCACGAGAGTTGCCCCTGTTCATCAAGTTGAAGAACAGGGGAGGGGCTTTGTGCGAGTACAAGCTGCGCTTGGTTCAAGGCATGTTGTAGCCTTGCTAGCTGCTGCTCGGCATGCTCCCGTTGCAAACGTTCCTGCCGGAGCGCCCGTTGTAGTTCCTTATAGGACTCTTCCAGCGAAAAAGAAGAGAATAGCTTACGCATAGTAAGAGTATAGAATAGACCTCGGTATGGTAGCTGATAGAGCTAAGTAGGCTTCTAGTCAGAATCTAACTTCTAACACTGAAATAATGCCACTTCTACACAGGCCAAATTGTGAAGCGGATGATAAAGCGTGGGCGAAACAGCAGATAACAGCGCAAGACCTTCTATAGCTGTTGTAACTTGTTGAAATACAAAAAGATCTCAACAGTGAGATGGATCTGGTAATTTCTGACTGTAGCCCAGGAGTACGTTGAAATTTGCACCTGCGCGTAGAAGAGACAGGACGATGATATGTAAGCTGGGCAGAAGAGTGCTAAACTTG
This Hymenobacter sp. GOD-10R DNA region includes the following protein-coding sequences:
- a CDS encoding PAS domain-containing protein — protein: MRKLFSSFSLEESYKELQRALRQERLQREHAEQQLARLQHALNQAQLVLAQSPSPVLQLDEQGQLSCINPAASALARETAAPETEGFHQQLRTWAETARQSGTQQQEFRLADRHYAVLAMPAVACSCVNLYLTENTAQRRAETALVEQQDFYTTILEQLPIGVAVFDSQERYLLINKWVVADDETREWMIGKTNMETCLQRKRPIEVALQRTAMFEQAIRERQAVTWHETVQQPTGLQRLDRVYQPIFNPDGSVRMVVGAGMDITEKYATEEKLAQQHEFYESILNQLPMDVAVVDAQHRFLYVNPAAISNAALRAWVIGKTNLEYANHRHLSQELIERREAKFAQMISERQQVEFEETLMAADGPRRLLRYLHPVLASDGAVRMVIIYGVNITERYQGEQKLGQQRQFYENILNQLPVDIAVLDPEHRYLFVNPVAIKDPDVRHWIIGKSNFEYFHYSQRPIELAEQRDNIFKQVLTERQQLAYEETIESAKGPRRLLRRLHPVLATDGSVSMVLAYGLDITERFHAEQQLTKQREFYEGILNNLPSDIAALDPQQRFLYVNPVAIKDAEIRQWIIGKTSRDYMLRRQHPIELADKREAVFNQVVAERQQVSYEETFFTSSGPQHLLRILHPVFAPDGSLKMVIVYGANITERYLAEQKLTEQREFYETILNQLPADIAVFDANNRYLFVNPVGIKDEELRKWIIGKTNFDYCAYRQRPVELAEKRQAMFEQIVAEQRQISFEETHNSPTGPRRMLRINHPVFTPEGTLRMVLAYGLDITDRYRAEQQLDEQRTFYETILNQSPSATAVFDSEGRYLYVNPSSIQDPQIRAWIIGKTDQEYCSYRQFPVRMAELRNAQREQAVRERREVSWEETIKSSTGLRHWRRTIYPVFHADGSLNIVIGSGMELTERYLAEERQRQAEAAIQEQQEFIRQVVDTIPNFLYVTNQEGEVVFANAAFDSITFNSNHLQATLANDTPEAAELRQLTTWSHQVLETQQELRHELPMTLAAGESLQFQIVKRPLIRPNGTREVLTVGTDITEVKRIRRNLEQNAKQYHELMRNTQVLICTHDLQGTILSANPALATLIGMPIDQIVGRNFILAPSGLTPHTFEQYLARITEQGDTSGLFPLQLTANGDTHYLLYHNCLVDEPGQPAYVISYSQDITNRVLAEQELERAKLAAEAAVTARENFLANMSHEIRTPMNGVLGMAGLLARTELNSQQREYLGIIRNSGAHLLSVLNDVLDVAKITSGKLELENTPFDLGTIIKTAAQTLGFRAMEKGIQFTVDPVTLPHPMVVSDPHRLKQVFLNLFGNAIKFTERGSVRLTTQLRAETDTTLTITFLVSDTGIGIPAEKQEKIFESFSQAYTDTTRRFGGTGLGLTISSSLVERLGGRLFIYSAPNQGSTFSFTLTFTKALLTANTAMDQDREDFLTAEAGQAVAGLRVLLVEDHEVNRQLAQLVLENFGVHVDSAADGNAALLLFQQAVYDVILMDIQMPGMSGLEVTAKMRCHPDTVRAHTPIIALTANAFRSDNERYLAAGINDCIAKPFDELELLRKITIAHEAAAQQPTPLFNLADVHRMAHGKSSFVLRILDSFLTHTPTELTNFQQAVATNDWKLVGQIAHRLKPSLKMLQVHKLTEPALTLQDATATVEARTDAATCVVSLLPQLLQELQQWRTVAIANEAFTTK
- a CDS encoding PglZ domain-containing protein; this translates as MQRYSILWADDEIDLLKPHILFLKEKGYDVTGVNSGADAIEQVQEQTYDLVFLDENMPGLTGLETLTEIKAARPTTPVIMITKSEEEHIMEEAIGSKIADYLIKPVNPNQILLSVKKVLDNKRLVSEKTNSGYQRDFRQLGMQLGDRLSPSEWADVYKKLVFWELEIDETEGKSMADVFNMQKDEANTYFGRFITENYEDWVNGDDDDAPLMSHQLFKERVFPMLKATGDTPVYFVLIDNLRYDQWKILEPIIAELFTVDQEEMYYSILPTTTAYARNAIFSGMMPGDIQKKYPNLWVNDDDDEGKNLHEQDFMEIMFQKANQKYKYSYNKVTNLQAGKDLLGKMANLHNNHKLNVIVYNFVDMLSHARTDMAMIRELAADESAYRSLTRSWFLHSPLYEMLQQIAEKKGKLIITTDHGTIRVKRPYKIVGDRNTNTNLRYKHGKNLGFDDSRDVYTVRKPERIFLPRENVSTAYVFTIGDYFFAYPNNYNYYVNYYKDTFQHGGISLEECIIPFITLTPKGA
- a CDS encoding LytR/AlgR family response regulator transcription factor, which codes for MSFENTAPSKTLTCAILDDNEINRLTLEHYIEMNSSLQLVASLAGSIEGLEFFSVGRQVDVLFLDVEMPDLNGLDMLRLLPEPPQVVLTTAHENFGSDAFELRVADYLVKPFDYNCFCRAVERVSERLSSGDNIIHLAASPHH